DNA from Candidatus Eremiobacteraceae bacterium:
GCCGAAGATCGTCGTGCCATAAAGATTGCCGGCCTCATCGCGCACCAAACCTGCTTGAGGTCGTCTCCCGTCCGCGCCACTAAAACTGTGAAGTATGGTCTCATGGCCGTTCGCGTTAAGTTTGAAGACAACGCCGTCGAGAGAAGGACCGCCGTCGTACGCGGTGCCGAAAAGATCGCCGGCTCCATCCCGCACCAAACCTGCAAAGAACGGACGCTCTCCTCTGTTTCGGGTGAAGTTTCGGAGCACGGTTTCGTTGCCGCTCGGATCCAATTTGAATGCAACACCGCCGTCTACTTCGCCACCAAACGATGTGGTGCCGTAGAGGTTGCCGCCCGCGCCGCGAACCAAATCCGCAGTGGGGCCCCGTCCGTCCGTGAAGTCAAAGCTGTGTAGCACGGTCTCGCTGCCCGCCGAATCTAGCTTGAACACGATGCCATCGTCTGAAGTGCCGCCGCCGAACGCAGTGCCGTACAGGTTGCCGGCCGCGTCTAAAACCATCCCCGCGTCGGGGCGCCGACCGTTCGCCAATTTGAAATCGAGAAGGATGGTTTCATTGCCGCTTGAGTCGATCTTGAATACCACCCCGCAGCCATGACTACAATTGCCGCTATAGCCGCCATTTTCAGTGGTGCCGTAAAGGTTGCCCACGGCGTCTTGAACCAGGTCGGCTACGGGAAAGGAACCGTCTCGCCGGCCGCCAGTAAACGAATGCAGAACTGTATAGTGCATCGGGGGACTTTCCGGCGCTATGCCCCCTTGAGATCGATCGGATTGAAC
Protein-coding regions in this window:
- a CDS encoding choice-of-anchor tandem repeat GloVer-containing protein, which codes for MHYTVLHSFTGGRRDGSFPVADLVQDAVGNLYGTTENGGYSGNCSHGCGVVFKIDSSGNETILLDFKLANGRRPDAGMVLDAAGNLYGTAFGGGTSDDGIVFKLDSAGSETVLHSFDFTDGRGPTADLVRGAGGNLYGTTSFGGEVDGGVAFKLDPSGNETVLRNFTRNRGERPFFAGLVRDGAGDLFGTAYDGGPSLDGVVFKLNANGHETILHSFSGADGRRPQAGLVRDEAGNLYGTTIFGGVSDLGVVFKIDTTGNETVLFNFGGQRGVYPSAGLVRSPDGSLFGTTWLGGESNDGIVFKLDPSGETVLHSFSGTDGSGPMAGLIRDAAGNLYGTTGSGGPSGDGVVFKLSH